The Aedes aegypti strain LVP_AGWG chromosome 3, AaegL5.0 Primary Assembly, whole genome shotgun sequence genome contains a region encoding:
- the LOC5569660 gene encoding putative Dol-P-Glc:Glc(2)Man(9)GlcNAc(2)-PP-Dol alpha-1,2-glucosyltransferase: MKNQFIFFAFISVYSAISLILFNLVYRTSKVVVDEEFHLRQGEHYCHGRFDVWDNKITTFPGLYLVSASFLGPFQACSIYHLRMISLIASIANVYLIYIIRRVVLANRSPSYLLLESISLATLPPLYFFTHLYYTDVLSVTMVLTMVYFSLKGMHNWGGIAAFMAILMRQTNIVWVGMVLGNQVIKTAIDLCQADGKGSNRKGRHYGYSDLWQTIRIMLRKPKLVVDLLRHVLPKYFGYIINIVGFVVFLCLNGSIVIGDKSAHVAKLHVPQIFYFSLFFAAFSSSHVLSTLKRIARFMRKKWPMTILCICLFAAAIHLNTIVHPYMLADNRHYTFYIWNRFFGRWWFARYLPIPVYYAALVLVVLMLLPSSNNHEQTVGFSLLWMLATIASVALQQLIEVRYFILPFLVLRLIQTNVRTSSKLLALEVLANLAINAATVYVFVKKEFYWSNYEDAQRIIW; this comes from the exons atgaaaaaccaaTTCATATTCTTTGCATTTATTAGTGTTTACTCGGCAATTTCCCTTATCCTGTTCAACTTAGTCTACCGCACTTCGAAAGTTGTGGTCGATGAGGAGTTCCACCTGCGCCAAGGTGAACACTACTGTCATGGGCGGTTCGATGTT tggGACAACAAAATCACAACGTTTCCGGGGTTGTACTTAGTTTCGGCATCATTCTTGGGCCCATTCCAAGCCTGTTCGATCTATCACCTACGAATGATCTCGCTAATCGCATCCATTGCCAACGTTTACCTGATTTACATAATTCGCAGAGTGGTTCTAGCCAATCGAAGTCCATCCTACCTGCTTCTGGAGTCGATTTCGTTGGCCACTCTTCCGCCGTTGTATTTCTTTACACATCTATACTATACGGACGTCCTTTCCGTTACGATGGTGCTCACTATGGTATATTTTAGCCTGAAAGGAATGCACAACTGGGGTGGAATTGCAGCTTTTATGGCCATTTTGATGCGACAGACTAATATTGTGTGGGTCGGAATGGTTCTCGGTAATCAAGTCATCAAAACGGCAATCGATCTCTGTCAAGCAGATGGAAAGGGTTCCAACAGGAAGGGTCGCCATTATGGATATTCG GATTTGTGGCAAACAATTAGGATTATGCTTCGTAAACCTAAATTAGTAGTTGATCTTCTCAGACATGTATTGCCCAAATATTTCGGATACATTATCAATATTGTGGGCTTTGTCGTTTTCCTATGTTTGAATGGGTCCATCGTTATCGGAGACAAATCTGCTCATGTGGCTAAGCTTCATGTGCCTCAG ATCTTCTACTTCTCGCTATTCTTCGCCGCATTCAGCAGTTCCCACGTGCTGTCCACGCTCAAACGGATAGCCCGATTCATGCGGAAGAAGTGGCCGATGACCATTCTCTGCATATGCCTCTTCGCCGCAGCCATCCACCTGAACACCATAGTCCATCCGTACATGCTAGCCGACAACCGTCACTACACGTTCTACATCTGGAATCGCTTCTTTGGCCGCTGGTGGTTCGCTCGATACCTTCCGATCCCGGTCTATTACGCCGCGTTGGTGCTTGTGGTGCTGATGCTCCTGCCGAGTAGCAATAATCACGAACAGACCGTGGGATTCAGCTTGCTGTGGATGTTGGCCACCATTGCTTCGGTGGCCTTGCAGCAGCTGATCGAAGTTCGGTACTTCATTTTGCCATTCCTTGTCCTAAGACTGATTCAAACTAATGTTCGGACGTCGTCGAAACTGCTCGCATTGGAAGTGTTGGCGAATTTGGCAATCAACGCCGCTACAGTGTACGTGTTCGTGAAGAAGGAGTTCTACTGGAGCAACTATGAGGACGCCCAAAGAATTATTTGGTAA